From the Pirellulales bacterium genome, the window GGCGGCGACCATCATGTGGCTGAAGTTGTAGAAGTCTTGCTGGCCTTCGCCCGCGCCCAGGTAGACGCCGAAGCGATCGGGATCGACCGTTCCCAGCACGCCGGAATCGTTCACCGCCTGCCGGGCTGCGCCGATGGCGAATTTCGTGTGTCGGCCGCGCTGCTCCCAGGGGGCGGGGTCTTCGCCTGAATCGGCCAGCGACCAATGGCGGACTTCGGCCGAAATGCGCGTGGGGAAGTTCGAGGCATCGAACAGAGTCGTGTAATCGACACCCGACTTGCCTTCCTTCAAGTTGGCCCACAATTCCGGGACCGTGCAGCCTAACGGCGTGACCACCCCCATGCCGGTAACAACGACGCGTTTTCTCATTGAATCACCCGATTAAGACAGGAATTGACCACGGAGTCACGGAGAGCACGGAGCCGCGAAGAACCAATTTGTCATTGCAAATTGGGCATTTGAAATTGGTCATTTCGGAAACGACCAAATTACAAATCCTCAATGACCAATTATCATTGCCGCTCCGTGTCCTCCGTGCCTCCGTGGCGATTTAGACGACGCTTTTCTGAAAAAAATGCGGATAGTCCTCGAGCCGCAGACGCGTGCCATCGGTGCGCACGCCGAGTTCAAACACACCCACGACGCGGAGCCAGCCGCGCAGGTCATCGGGGTTAAACAACACGCGGCCGCGAGTGTTTTCTGTGGACGCAGGGTCGAAGCGGGCGAAGAAGATTTCGGCTTCGGAAAATGGTCGGCCGTCGATGTCGCCTTTCACATTGACCGAGGCACCAACATCCTTGGCTTGTTCGATGACGGCTTTGTAGCGAATGACGTCGCCCGGTCGCGCTTCGCCTTCGATGCTGCAGCGCGCGAACTTGGCGAGCACGACCAGCTCGCTGAACTTGTAGAGTTCGCTCACCAGCAACCCGCCGCATTGGGCCATTCCCTCGGCCACCAGCGAGTTGGGCATGATCGGGTAATCGGGAAAGTGCTCCTGCAGATGGTCTTCGCTCAACGACACGCACTTCACCGCGGTGGCGTGCGAGCCGGCGACAAATTCGGTGAAGCGATCGAGCCAGAACCAGCGCATTGGCGGAGGGGGGGCGGGATGCAGGATGCAGGGGAATGACCAATGACCAAATCCCAATGACCAAAGCCGCCAATGCGCAAATCAATGGTCATTGGTGCTTGGTCATTGGTGCTTACGATCTACGCTGCCAGCTTGTGCTCGACAAAGTTGCACATGTCTTGCACGGTGAGTTGTTTGCCCAGGTTTTGCACGCTGGGATCGGCGGCGAATCGCGACAGGTCGGCAAACGGCATCCGCTCCTTGAGCTTGGCCAAACCCGCCGCGTTCACCTTACCTTCTTCCACGTAATCGGTGTTCGTAAGGATATCTTCGGGGAACAATTCGCCGCGTTCGATCTTGATGCCGAACGTCTTCTCGAGCCGGAACACGATATCGAGAAAGTCGAT encodes:
- a CDS encoding beta-hydroxyacyl-ACP dehydratase, which codes for MRWFWLDRFTEFVAGSHATAVKCVSLSEDHLQEHFPDYPIMPNSLVAEGMAQCGGLLVSELYKFSELVVLAKFARCSIEGEARPGDVIRYKAVIEQAKDVGASVNVKGDIDGRPFSEAEIFFARFDPASTENTRGRVLFNPDDLRGWLRVVGVFELGVRTDGTRLRLEDYPHFFQKSVV
- a CDS encoding acyl carrier protein, which codes for MSSVTSKSDIFTKVQEALVDALGVDEDEVTPEATLQGDLGAESIDFLDIVFRLEKTFGIKIERGELFPEDILTNTDYVEEGKVNAAGLAKLKERMPFADLSRFAADPSVQNLGKQLTVQDMCNFVEHKLAA